One Synechococcus sp. JA-2-3B'a(2-13) genomic window carries:
- a CDS encoding peroxiredoxin — translation MSLRLGDTAPNFTQKSTHGEIDFYSWAGDSWVVLFSHPADYTPVCTTELGTVAKLMPEFEKRGVKVIALSVDDVDSHVGWVKDIEETQNATLTYPILADADRKVSQLYGMLDQTNLNQEGLPLTVRSVFVIDPNKKIRLILTYPASTGRNFDELLRVIDALQLTDKYNVVTPADWKDGDDVIIPPSLKDPEVLKEKFPKGYKEIKPYLRVAPQPNK, via the coding sequence ATGTCTCTCCGACTTGGCGATACTGCTCCCAATTTCACGCAAAAGTCTACCCACGGCGAAATCGATTTCTACTCTTGGGCCGGGGATAGCTGGGTGGTGTTGTTCTCTCACCCCGCCGACTACACGCCGGTCTGCACCACAGAGCTGGGCACCGTTGCCAAGCTGATGCCCGAATTTGAAAAGCGGGGTGTGAAGGTGATCGCCCTCAGTGTGGACGATGTGGACTCCCACGTCGGCTGGGTAAAAGACATCGAGGAAACCCAGAACGCCACTTTGACCTATCCCATTTTGGCAGATGCAGACCGCAAGGTCTCTCAGCTCTACGGCATGTTGGATCAAACCAACCTCAATCAAGAAGGGCTGCCCCTGACGGTGCGCTCGGTGTTCGTTATTGATCCCAATAAGAAGATCCGCCTCATTCTCACCTACCCAGCCAGCACGGGCCGCAACTTCGACGAGCTCCTACGGGTGATCGATGCCCTACAGCTGACGGATAAGTACAATGTCGTCACCCCTGCCGACTGGAAAGACGGTGACGATGTCATCATTCCGCCTTCGCTGAAAGATCCGGAAGTGCTGAAAGAGAAGTTCCCAAAAGGCTACAAGGAAATTAAGCCCTATTTGCGGGTCGCCCCTCAGCCCAACAAGTAG
- the scpB gene encoding SMC-Scp complex subunit ScpB has translation MAPRRLTSISDPLLAERQGQRERVLALKNQIEAILYLKGQPLELSALAQLAHCSRDEAYDALLELMEDYAHRDSALEVLQVEEGFALQLREPFLELANQLLPPEIGVGATRTLATIILRGPLSQAELVELRGQGAYQHVAELVEKGFVTRYRKEGSRSPWLRVTDKFHRYFMVDELAKKATEAASFPEE, from the coding sequence ATGGCCCCGCGTCGTCTTACGTCGATTTCGGATCCCTTGTTGGCGGAAAGGCAAGGTCAGAGGGAGCGTGTCTTGGCCCTGAAAAATCAGATCGAAGCGATCCTCTACTTAAAAGGGCAGCCCCTGGAGCTATCCGCCCTGGCCCAGTTGGCCCATTGCAGTCGCGACGAAGCCTACGATGCGCTGCTGGAATTAATGGAAGACTATGCCCATCGAGATTCTGCCTTGGAGGTCTTACAGGTGGAGGAGGGGTTTGCCCTGCAGTTGCGGGAGCCGTTTTTGGAGCTGGCCAACCAGCTTTTACCCCCTGAAATTGGGGTGGGTGCTACCCGTACCCTGGCTACAATCATTCTGCGTGGCCCGCTCTCGCAGGCGGAGTTGGTGGAGTTGCGCGGCCAAGGTGCTTATCAGCACGTGGCAGAGCTGGTAGAAAAAGGCTTCGTTACCCGCTATCGCAAAGAAGGCAGCCGTTCCCCCTGGTTGCGGGTGACCGATAAGTTTCATCGCTACTTCATGGTAGATGAGCTGGCCAAAAAAGCAACAGAGGCGGCTTCTTTCCCCGAAGAATAA
- a CDS encoding cobalt-precorrin-6A reductase, whose protein sequence is MSNCLQPVILIVSTGVKVWQHTMSSVGSPVEVALIGGTSESRSLADALSRQGIPWVATVTTEGARRLYQDLPGQVVVTRFSPPSLEQFLQECRIRVVVDASHPFAQQISQLAIQVTAQLRIPYLRYERPPLELDPWVQVVPDWQGVLTEAVLAGRRVLLTVGVKALPLFVPWQDRCQLWARVLPESVPQAVQAGIPAERVIGMRLPLSFEQELQLWQRFSPQVVISKASGEAGGLGIKQAVAKTLGIPLWVIRRPPLDYPWCSQDLTEVVQECRRCLGRAKP, encoded by the coding sequence ATGAGCAATTGCCTCCAGCCGGTGATCTTGATCGTATCTACGGGCGTCAAAGTTTGGCAACACACCATGAGCTCAGTTGGTAGTCCAGTTGAAGTGGCTTTGATCGGGGGCACTAGCGAGAGCCGCAGCTTGGCCGACGCCCTCAGCCGCCAAGGGATCCCTTGGGTGGCAACCGTCACCACCGAAGGGGCCAGAAGACTGTATCAGGATTTGCCCGGTCAGGTGGTGGTCACCCGATTTTCGCCGCCATCTCTGGAACAATTCCTGCAAGAGTGCCGGATCCGCGTAGTGGTGGATGCCTCTCATCCTTTTGCCCAGCAAATCTCGCAACTGGCCATCCAGGTGACGGCTCAACTGAGGATCCCCTACCTGCGCTACGAACGCCCTCCTCTGGAGCTGGATCCCTGGGTCCAGGTGGTGCCGGACTGGCAGGGGGTGCTCACAGAGGCGGTGCTGGCGGGGCGGCGGGTGCTGCTGACGGTGGGAGTGAAGGCCCTGCCCCTGTTTGTACCTTGGCAAGATCGCTGCCAACTGTGGGCACGGGTGCTGCCGGAATCGGTTCCCCAAGCGGTGCAAGCCGGGATCCCTGCCGAGCGGGTGATCGGGATGCGCTTGCCCCTCAGCTTTGAGCAAGAACTGCAGCTTTGGCAGCGGTTCAGCCCTCAGGTGGTGATCAGCAAAGCTTCTGGGGAAGCAGGTGGGCTGGGGATCAAACAGGCAGTGGCCAAAACCCTGGGGATCCCTCTGTGGGTGATCCGGCGACCCCCGTTGGACTATCCCTGGTGCAGCCAGGATTTGACAGAGGTGGTGCAGGAATGCAGGCGATGCTTGGGCAGAGCCAAACCTTGA
- a CDS encoding cofactor assembly of complex C subunit B, translating into MTVEPTPAPRDPNRWLRRLPLVTGLLGSALLVINRLAFTPELLTSQSRSDALGILLSAVLILTGLLWQQIQPLPPQTAPLQGIPGCDWHPDLSESEKLELAWASHTLLSTTAARTVVIWVGGRTLLQRGLLANPGQMPSIQPKSVLQRVLQTGRPVYLVDLKLFPARAEFNDLLPPGSQAVLCQPIGQKGCLILGSDTPRSFSRQEQTWIAAIADKLAATLLPSPPGRGAGG; encoded by the coding sequence TTGACGGTTGAACCCACTCCAGCCCCCAGGGATCCCAATCGCTGGTTGAGGCGGCTGCCTCTGGTGACCGGCCTTTTGGGCAGCGCCCTCTTGGTCATCAATCGACTGGCCTTTACGCCGGAATTGCTCACCAGCCAGTCCCGCTCAGATGCCTTGGGGATCCTCCTCAGCGCCGTTTTGATCCTGACCGGCCTGCTGTGGCAGCAGATCCAGCCTCTTCCACCCCAAACGGCCCCCCTGCAGGGGATCCCCGGCTGTGATTGGCATCCCGATCTTTCTGAAAGTGAGAAACTGGAGCTGGCTTGGGCCTCCCATACCCTGCTCAGCACCACTGCCGCCCGCACTGTGGTGATCTGGGTGGGTGGGCGAACCCTCCTACAACGGGGGCTCCTGGCCAACCCCGGCCAGATGCCCTCCATTCAGCCCAAGAGCGTTTTGCAGCGGGTTTTGCAAACGGGGCGACCCGTCTATCTGGTGGATCTCAAGCTGTTCCCGGCCCGCGCCGAGTTCAATGATCTGTTGCCCCCCGGATCCCAAGCCGTGCTGTGCCAGCCCATCGGCCAGAAAGGGTGCTTGATTTTGGGGAGCGATACCCCACGCAGCTTCAGCCGGCAGGAGCAAACCTGGATTGCGGCCATTGCCGACAAGCTAGCAGCCACCCTACTCCCCTCTCCCCCTGGGAGAGGGGCTGGGGGGTGA
- the ispG gene encoding (E)-4-hydroxy-3-methylbut-2-enyl-diphosphate synthase: MQTLDRPNAPTQQPYPEPVYPRRPTRTVAVADVLIGSQHPVVVQSMINEDTLDVDAAVAGIRRLHEAGSEIVRVTVPSMAHAKAMEAIREKLIQTYKPVPLVADVHHNGIKIALEVAKYVDKVRINPGLFVFEKPQPGRTEYTQAEFEAIRNKIRETFTPLVQTLKAQNKALRIGVNHGSLAERMLFTYGDTPEGMVESALEFAQICAEQDFHNVVLSFKASRPQVMLAAYRLAARRFDALGLNYPFHLGVTEAGDGEYGRIKSAVGIGTLLAEGIGDTIRVSLTEAPEKEIPVAYGILQALNLRKTMVEYVACPSCGRTLFNLEEVLQKVRAATQHLVGLDIAVMGCIVNGPGEMADADYGYVGKTPGVISLYRGKEEVKRVPESEGVQALIDLIKADGRWVDPPSSH, encoded by the coding sequence ATGCAAACCCTGGATCGGCCCAACGCCCCCACCCAGCAGCCCTACCCAGAACCGGTCTATCCCCGTCGCCCCACCCGTACGGTGGCCGTAGCCGATGTGTTGATCGGCAGCCAGCACCCGGTGGTGGTACAGTCCATGATTAACGAGGACACCCTCGACGTCGACGCGGCAGTGGCCGGGATCCGCCGTCTGCACGAGGCGGGCTCAGAGATTGTGCGGGTTACCGTTCCCAGCATGGCCCATGCCAAGGCGATGGAGGCAATTCGGGAGAAGCTGATCCAAACCTACAAGCCGGTGCCTTTGGTAGCCGATGTCCATCACAACGGCATCAAGATCGCCCTGGAGGTGGCCAAATACGTGGACAAGGTGCGCATCAATCCAGGGTTGTTCGTCTTTGAAAAACCTCAGCCCGGTCGCACAGAATATACCCAGGCGGAATTTGAGGCCATTCGTAACAAAATCCGGGAAACCTTCACCCCCCTTGTCCAGACCCTCAAAGCCCAGAACAAAGCCCTGCGCATCGGGGTAAATCATGGATCCCTGGCAGAGCGGATGCTCTTCACCTACGGGGATACGCCTGAGGGCATGGTGGAGTCGGCCCTGGAATTTGCCCAAATCTGCGCCGAGCAAGACTTTCACAATGTGGTGCTTTCCTTCAAGGCCTCCCGCCCGCAGGTCATGTTGGCGGCCTACCGGCTGGCAGCCCGTCGCTTCGATGCCCTGGGCCTGAATTACCCCTTCCACTTAGGTGTCACCGAGGCGGGCGATGGAGAATATGGGCGCATCAAGTCGGCGGTGGGGATCGGAACCCTCTTGGCTGAAGGGATCGGCGACACGATTCGGGTTTCTCTCACGGAAGCGCCAGAGAAGGAGATCCCGGTGGCCTACGGCATTTTGCAAGCTCTGAACCTGCGCAAAACCATGGTGGAGTATGTGGCTTGCCCTTCCTGTGGCCGCACCCTCTTCAATTTGGAGGAGGTGCTGCAGAAGGTGCGCGCCGCAACCCAGCACCTGGTGGGGCTGGACATTGCCGTCATGGGCTGCATTGTCAATGGGCCGGGAGAGATGGCCGACGCCGACTACGGCTACGTGGGCAAGACGCCGGGGGTGATCTCTCTCTACCGCGGCAAAGAGGAAGTGAAAAGGGTGCCGGAATCGGAAGGCGTGCAGGCGCTGATCGATCTGATCAAAGCCGATGGGCGCTGGGTGGATCCCCCTTCTTCCCATTAA
- a CDS encoding single-stranded DNA-binding protein: MSLNLVTLVGRAGMDPEVRYFESGKVVCTFSLAVNRFRKGEDKPDWFSLELWGRTAEVAGEYVRKGSLIGVTGSLKFNRWTDKSTGEERQRPIIAVDRLELLGSRQDRDSNLPPEEPF; encoded by the coding sequence ATGAGCTTGAACCTGGTGACCTTGGTGGGGCGAGCCGGCATGGATCCGGAGGTGCGCTACTTTGAGTCAGGCAAGGTGGTCTGTACTTTTAGCTTGGCGGTCAACCGATTCCGCAAAGGGGAAGACAAGCCCGATTGGTTCAGCCTAGAGTTGTGGGGCCGCACTGCCGAGGTGGCGGGAGAGTATGTGCGCAAAGGCAGCCTCATCGGGGTAACGGGCAGCCTCAAGTTCAATCGCTGGACAGACAAATCCACCGGAGAAGAGCGCCAGAGGCCCATCATCGCTGTAGATCGCCTAGAACTGCTGGGATCCCGTCAAGACCGCGACTCCAACCTGCCCCCCGAAGAGCCGTTTTGA
- the grxC gene encoding glutaredoxin 3, with protein MTVEIYTWRFCPFCIRAKQLLDRKGVKYIEYAIDGDEAARAEMAKRANGRRSVPQIFINDQHIGGCDDLYALEARGQLDLLLQQAS; from the coding sequence ATGACTGTTGAGATTTACACCTGGCGTTTTTGTCCCTTCTGCATCCGGGCTAAGCAACTGCTGGATCGCAAAGGCGTGAAGTATATCGAGTACGCCATCGATGGAGACGAGGCAGCACGGGCGGAAATGGCCAAGCGGGCCAACGGCCGCCGTTCGGTGCCGCAAATTTTCATCAACGACCAGCATATCGGCGGCTGCGACGATCTTTACGCGCTAGAGGCTCGCGGCCAGTTGGATCTGCTCCTACAGCAGGCCAGCTAA
- a CDS encoding DUF2470 domain-containing protein has product MGDPLTPQVSERICKHMNEDHADAIALYARVFGQVEGVTQARMQAIDPEGMDLRVQVDGAVQTLRIRFDHPLRDSEDAHQTLIAMVKQARAQVKQATK; this is encoded by the coding sequence ATGGGCGATCCTCTCACCCCCCAAGTTAGCGAGCGCATCTGCAAGCACATGAACGAAGATCATGCCGATGCAATAGCCCTCTACGCCAGGGTCTTTGGCCAGGTGGAAGGAGTTACCCAAGCCCGCATGCAGGCCATTGACCCGGAAGGGATGGACTTGCGGGTGCAGGTCGACGGGGCCGTACAAACGCTGCGGATCCGCTTCGACCACCCCCTGCGGGACTCCGAGGACGCCCATCAAACCTTAATTGCCATGGTGAAGCAGGCTCGCGCTCAAGTTAAACAGGCTACAAAGTGA
- a CDS encoding CPBP family intramembrane glutamic endopeptidase codes for MTSQIQPCTREQILNGMGITTLFSALIVGLWIWLGSSFPVPFRWDPLALAWGAGLGLGVALLSGGVYRLWPAYRRAATAYLHWVADPLQWGDILWVGLLPGWSEEWLFRGVLMSLLVASPLGWTGGILLSGLLFGALHWLGWQGWPYAVWAGGVGILMGIGLWLSGNLLVTIVAHTLVNWIGVCAWKCFFSQAEP; via the coding sequence ATGACTTCCCAGATTCAGCCCTGCACACGCGAACAGATCTTGAATGGAATGGGCATCACCACCCTGTTTTCGGCTCTCATTGTGGGTCTCTGGATCTGGCTGGGATCCTCCTTTCCCGTGCCGTTTCGCTGGGATCCCCTAGCCTTGGCGTGGGGGGCAGGGCTGGGACTGGGGGTGGCTCTGCTCAGCGGCGGGGTTTACCGGCTCTGGCCAGCCTATCGTCGGGCAGCCACTGCCTACTTACACTGGGTGGCGGATCCCTTGCAGTGGGGAGACATCCTTTGGGTGGGCCTGCTGCCGGGCTGGAGCGAGGAATGGCTGTTTCGCGGCGTGTTGATGTCCCTGCTGGTGGCCAGCCCCTTAGGGTGGACAGGCGGGATCCTGCTGAGCGGCCTCTTGTTTGGCGCCTTGCATTGGCTGGGATGGCAAGGCTGGCCTTATGCCGTCTGGGCCGGTGGGGTTGGTATCCTCATGGGGATTGGCTTGTGGCTGTCGGGAAACCTGTTGGTCACCATTGTCGCCCACACCCTTGTCAACTGGATTGGGGTTTGTGCCTGGAAATGCTTTTTCTCTCAAGCGGAGCCCTGA
- a CDS encoding bifunctional nuclease family protein: MIEMHVAGIAVDAVNQNPIVILRDGSERRALPIWVGKAEANAILQALDDQKPLRPMTHDLILNSWKTWGIKLERVIIHALLDNTFYAVLVTVNGDKKQEIDCRPSDAIALALRAHVPIWTVEEVIAEASIPMNQDADEAEREAFRKFVENVTPRDFIRSYPMTDHPTEADS, translated from the coding sequence ATGATCGAGATGCATGTGGCTGGGATTGCGGTCGATGCCGTCAACCAAAACCCCATTGTCATCCTGCGCGATGGCAGTGAGCGTCGTGCCCTGCCCATTTGGGTGGGAAAAGCAGAGGCCAACGCCATTTTGCAGGCCCTGGACGACCAAAAGCCACTGCGCCCCATGACCCATGATCTCATCCTCAACTCCTGGAAGACGTGGGGGATCAAGCTGGAGCGAGTCATCATTCACGCGTTGCTGGATAACACCTTCTACGCGGTGCTCGTCACCGTGAATGGTGACAAAAAACAAGAGATCGACTGCCGCCCCAGCGACGCCATTGCCCTCGCTCTGCGGGCCCATGTTCCCATCTGGACGGTGGAAGAGGTCATTGCGGAAGCCTCGATCCCCATGAACCAAGATGCCGACGAAGCAGAGCGGGAGGCCTTTCGCAAGTTTGTAGAAAATGTAACCCCCAGAGACTTTATCCGCAGCTACCCCATGACCGACCATCCCACCGAAGCCGACAGTTAA
- a CDS encoding NAD(P)H-quinone oxidoreductase subunit 5 — MEFIYTYAWLIPVYPLVAAFLLGLGILMFNAWTRANRSLAAFLSVFATGTAMVHAFALLVSQVQGHEAVLRTITWAQAGSFSVDMGFVVDHLSAMMLVVVTTVAFLVQIYSDGYMAHDPGYVRFYAYLSLFSSSMLGLVVSPNLVQIYIFWELVGMCSYLLIGFWHDRQAAAEAAQKAFVVNRVGDFGLLLGILGFYWISGTFAFDEIGRNLQEMLAAGAVSSSLIALFAVLVFLGPVAKSAQFPLHVWLPDAMEGPTPISALIHAATMVAAGVFLLARMFPVLEGIPAAMDIIAWTGAGTAFLGATIAITQNDIKKGLAYSTISQLGYMVMAMGCGAYGAGLFHLMTHAYFKAMLFLCSGSVIHGMEAVVGHDPVLAQDMRLMGGLRKYMPVTAITFLIGTLAICGIPPFAGFWSKDEILGAVFERNPALWGVGFLTAGITAFYMFRIYFLTFEGEFRGTNLRLRQEVAISQGRPVPAFAYVFAGKQPAFGPGAMNIQEKPQPSSHPEAHENLHDGDAHASEPHESPWSMTFPLLALAVPSVLIGLVGTPFANFFEAFIHPPTESVAEAGSILPLVAAEWQEVLAGHFDWAEFLIMAGSSVGIGLIGITLASLIYWQKRIDPGTFPQSLQPLYYFSLNKWYIDDLYERVFVQGTRFVAREALEVDSRIVDGVVNLTGLVTMVSGEAMKYLESGKAQFYALIIFAAVVVMVVASGVGF, encoded by the coding sequence ATGGAATTCATCTACACGTACGCCTGGTTGATCCCCGTCTATCCTTTGGTGGCAGCCTTTCTCCTCGGCTTAGGTATCCTGATGTTCAACGCCTGGACAAGGGCCAACCGCTCTTTGGCTGCCTTTTTGAGCGTGTTCGCGACCGGGACGGCGATGGTTCATGCCTTTGCCCTTTTGGTCAGCCAGGTGCAGGGGCACGAAGCCGTCCTCAGAACCATCACCTGGGCCCAGGCGGGATCCTTCTCGGTGGATATGGGCTTTGTCGTGGATCACCTGAGCGCCATGATGCTGGTGGTGGTGACCACGGTGGCCTTTCTGGTGCAGATCTACTCCGATGGCTACATGGCCCACGATCCCGGCTATGTGCGTTTCTACGCCTACCTGAGCTTATTTAGCTCCTCGATGCTGGGCTTGGTGGTCAGCCCCAACCTGGTGCAGATCTACATCTTCTGGGAGCTGGTGGGGATGTGCTCCTACCTGCTCATTGGCTTTTGGCACGACCGGCAGGCAGCGGCAGAAGCAGCGCAAAAGGCGTTTGTGGTCAACCGGGTGGGAGATTTCGGCCTGCTGTTGGGCATCTTAGGTTTTTACTGGATTTCCGGTACCTTCGCGTTTGACGAGATCGGGCGCAACTTGCAGGAGATGTTGGCTGCCGGAGCGGTGAGCAGCAGCTTGATTGCCCTGTTTGCGGTGTTGGTGTTCTTGGGGCCGGTGGCCAAGTCGGCCCAGTTCCCGCTGCATGTGTGGTTGCCGGATGCTATGGAAGGTCCCACGCCTATCTCGGCTCTCATCCACGCAGCCACGATGGTGGCGGCTGGGGTATTCCTCTTGGCCCGCATGTTCCCGGTGCTGGAAGGGATCCCGGCGGCCATGGACATCATCGCCTGGACAGGGGCGGGCACAGCCTTCTTGGGGGCCACCATTGCCATCACCCAAAACGACATCAAAAAAGGCTTGGCCTACTCCACCATTTCCCAGCTGGGCTACATGGTCATGGCCATGGGGTGCGGCGCCTATGGGGCGGGCCTGTTTCACCTGATGACCCACGCCTACTTTAAGGCGATGCTCTTTTTGTGCTCTGGCTCAGTTATCCACGGCATGGAAGCGGTGGTCGGCCATGACCCGGTTTTGGCCCAAGATATGCGCCTGATGGGGGGGTTGCGCAAATACATGCCGGTTACGGCCATCACGTTTTTGATCGGCACGTTGGCCATTTGTGGGATCCCGCCCTTCGCCGGCTTTTGGTCTAAAGACGAGATCTTGGGCGCTGTTTTCGAACGGAACCCAGCTCTGTGGGGGGTGGGCTTCCTCACCGCCGGCATCACTGCCTTCTACATGTTTCGCATCTATTTCCTCACCTTTGAAGGGGAGTTTCGCGGCACCAACCTGAGACTGCGGCAGGAGGTGGCCATCAGCCAGGGCCGTCCTGTGCCAGCTTTTGCCTACGTTTTTGCGGGGAAACAACCGGCCTTTGGCCCTGGAGCCATGAACATTCAAGAAAAACCCCAGCCCAGCAGCCATCCTGAAGCCCACGAAAACCTGCACGACGGAGATGCCCATGCCTCAGAGCCCCATGAGTCCCCTTGGTCGATGACCTTCCCGCTGTTGGCTCTGGCCGTCCCTTCTGTGCTGATTGGCCTGGTGGGTACCCCTTTTGCCAACTTCTTTGAAGCTTTCATCCACCCACCGACTGAGTCTGTGGCAGAGGCAGGCTCGATTTTGCCGCTGGTGGCAGCAGAGTGGCAGGAGGTGCTGGCGGGCCATTTCGATTGGGCAGAGTTTCTAATCATGGCGGGTAGCTCCGTGGGCATTGGGCTGATCGGCATCACCTTGGCCAGCTTGATCTACTGGCAAAAGCGCATCGACCCGGGCACCTTCCCCCAAAGCCTGCAACCGCTCTACTACTTCTCCCTCAACAAGTGGTACATTGACGACCTCTATGAGCGAGTCTTTGTGCAGGGCACCCGCTTCGTGGCACGGGAGGCGCTGGAGGTGGACAGCCGCATCGTGGATGGTGTGGTCAACCTGACGGGCTTGGTGACCATGGTGAGCGGCGAGGCGATGAAATACCTGGAGAGCGGCAAGGCCCAGTTTTACGCTTTGATTATCTTTGCAGCGGTGGTGGTGATGGTGGTGGCATCAGGGGTAGGGTTCTAG
- a CDS encoding alpha/beta hydrolase, translating to MTVFVDAFSSMPIRDLLQFPVLGSFSWLRVGRSLLLVGLVVYGYLLWLGWFQSERMIFLPRPASYRDGDAILKLTTSDGLQISAVYLPNPAAAYTLLYSHGNAEDLGDILPRLVHLQQAGFAVLAYDYRGYGTSEGIPSEAGAYKDIEAAYTYLVAQGILPEQILVYGRSVGGGPSVYLAAQKPVGGVILESTFVTAFRVLTRIPLLPFDRFDNLSRMAKINCPLLILHGTQDRLIPFWHAEALYQAARDPKRLVPIEGADHNNLLQVAGERYVPILHQFVAELVDPHVVFPQ from the coding sequence ATGACCGTATTTGTCGATGCCTTCTCGTCAATGCCAATCCGAGACCTCTTGCAATTTCCAGTTTTGGGATCCTTCTCGTGGCTGCGCGTGGGGCGATCTTTGCTGCTCGTCGGGCTGGTGGTGTACGGCTACCTGCTCTGGCTGGGCTGGTTTCAATCGGAGCGAATGATCTTTTTGCCTCGTCCCGCCAGCTATCGAGATGGGGACGCCATTCTCAAGCTCACGACCTCTGATGGGCTGCAGATTTCAGCGGTATATCTGCCCAATCCGGCTGCTGCTTATACCCTCCTCTATAGCCATGGCAACGCTGAAGACTTGGGGGATATCCTGCCCCGCTTGGTGCACCTGCAGCAGGCTGGGTTTGCCGTCTTGGCCTACGACTACCGCGGTTACGGCACCAGCGAAGGGATCCCTTCCGAGGCCGGCGCTTACAAAGATATCGAGGCCGCTTACACTTACCTAGTTGCCCAAGGGATCCTGCCGGAGCAGATTTTGGTTTATGGGCGCTCGGTGGGGGGTGGGCCATCGGTTTATTTGGCAGCCCAAAAGCCGGTGGGGGGCGTGATCCTGGAATCCACCTTCGTCACAGCCTTTCGCGTCTTAACCCGCATCCCGCTGCTGCCCTTCGATCGCTTCGATAACCTCAGCCGCATGGCCAAGATCAATTGCCCGCTGCTGATTTTGCACGGTACCCAGGATCGTCTAATCCCCTTCTGGCATGCTGAAGCCCTTTATCAAGCAGCACGGGATCCCAAACGCTTGGTGCCCATCGAGGGAGCCGATCACAACAACTTGCTGCAGGTGGCCGGAGAGCGCTATGTCCCCATCCTGCACCAATTCGTAGCCGAGCTGGTGGATCCCCATGTCGTCTTCCCTCAGTAG
- a CDS encoding MOSC domain-containing protein, which produces MPQVARLTVYPIKSLDGIPLSEVRLTAGGTLEGDRRYALVDAEGKRVNGKRHAAVHRLRARFDPQLGQVQLWGDGKAAQFDLQQQRDALQTWLSDWFGFPVQLLEEPLRGFPDDPYADGPTLISTATLETVAGWFPNLTLEAVRQRFRMNIELSDCSAFWEDRLFARADQGVRFRIGEVELLGLNPCARCVVPSRDPLSGEAYPGFQKHFVAQRQKTLPPWAEASRFDHFYRLGINTWIPRTETGKHLRVGDPVEILGVEPLSLYPELSRIPG; this is translated from the coding sequence ATGCCCCAGGTTGCCAGGTTAACGGTCTATCCCATCAAGTCCCTGGATGGGATCCCTCTGTCTGAGGTGAGGCTGACGGCAGGGGGGACTTTGGAGGGGGATCGGCGCTACGCCCTGGTGGATGCGGAGGGGAAGCGGGTGAACGGCAAACGCCATGCTGCAGTCCACCGCCTGCGGGCCCGGTTTGATCCCCAGTTGGGCCAGGTGCAGTTGTGGGGGGATGGCAAGGCGGCTCAGTTTGACCTGCAGCAGCAGCGGGATGCTTTGCAGACTTGGCTCAGCGATTGGTTCGGTTTTCCGGTGCAACTGCTGGAGGAGCCTCTCAGGGGGTTTCCAGACGATCCCTATGCCGACGGCCCCACCCTGATCAGCACAGCCACTCTGGAGACGGTGGCCGGTTGGTTCCCCAACTTGACCCTGGAAGCGGTTCGGCAGCGCTTTCGCATGAATATCGAGCTGTCGGATTGCTCTGCCTTTTGGGAGGATCGTCTCTTTGCCCGCGCAGATCAAGGGGTGCGCTTTCGCATTGGGGAAGTGGAGCTGCTGGGCCTCAACCCCTGCGCCCGCTGTGTGGTGCCCAGCCGGGATCCCCTGAGCGGAGAGGCCTATCCCGGTTTTCAAAAGCACTTCGTAGCGCAACGGCAGAAAACCTTGCCACCCTGGGCCGAAGCCAGCCGCTTTGACCATTTCTATCGCCTTGGAATCAATACGTGGATCCCGAGAACGGAGACGGGCAAGCACCTGAGGGTTGGGGATCCCGTCGAAATCCTCGGGGTTGAACCCCTCAGCCTCTACCCTGAGCTGAGTCGAATCCCAGGTTAG
- a CDS encoding thermonuclease family protein: protein MFQRIALGSAALGLLLAIPVLPSHGFGEPRVVPDTPFYFDNHRFDRYPDAVVVRVVNGDTLVVQIEGEQKMRLIRLAGIEGLSPEENPYYQQAIELMRERILYRTVKLEGDKLLRNVDATGLVEAYVWLEGHQMNAMLVRNGLARIIPYSHNIKYDSYYGGLQEKAQQERLGIWSRL from the coding sequence ATGTTCCAGCGTATTGCTCTCGGCTCTGCTGCATTGGGATTGCTTCTGGCCATACCCGTCCTTCCCAGCCACGGGTTTGGAGAGCCCCGGGTCGTTCCCGATACCCCGTTCTACTTCGACAACCACCGCTTCGATCGCTACCCAGATGCGGTTGTGGTGCGGGTGGTCAACGGCGACACCCTAGTGGTGCAAATCGAAGGGGAACAGAAGATGCGCCTGATCCGGTTGGCCGGGATCGAGGGTCTCAGCCCGGAAGAAAACCCCTATTACCAGCAAGCCATTGAACTGATGCGGGAGCGCATCCTCTACCGCACCGTCAAGCTGGAAGGGGATAAGTTGCTGCGCAACGTAGATGCTACGGGCTTGGTGGAGGCCTATGTCTGGTTAGAAGGCCATCAGATGAACGCCATGTTGGTGCGCAATGGCCTGGCCCGCATCATCCCCTACAGCCACAACATCAAGTACGACAGCTACTACGGTGGCCTACAAGAAAAAGCCCAGCAGGAGCGCCTTGGCATTTGGAGCCGTCTCTGA